A segment of the Carya illinoinensis cultivar Pawnee chromosome 1, C.illinoinensisPawnee_v1, whole genome shotgun sequence genome:
TGCAGATAAGTTCATCCCAAGTTCAGTGAGTCCATGTAATCTCATGCCTTTTgatctcttgagaaaatgggagTACCAATGGGCAGAAAGTTTTGGTTGCCTTTTTAAATCAGGATCATCCAAGTCAACAAAGTATAGGCCATATCCGGATTCCAAGCCATCCAACAACTCGAATAAATCCAACAAGGACCATGCAAAATAGCCTTTTGTATTTGATCCattccttccaaaataaaaaataaattaaagaacaaatgGGTAAAGAGGATAAAGAAGAGAACGAAAAAGAGTTGCAGCCAAAAATTACAGGAATATTTTCTAAGATCTGAAAATAGAGAGTAGTTACGTAATGTGGGGTCTATACACGCACCTCAATGCATCAAGCAAACTCCCAATGTATGCATGCAAATATTCCACCCTTGGCCAGTCTTCCAATGTCAAATTACGTATCATTCGTTCACCTATACAGACATGCATATGCCATGCCAcatttcttaatttagattGTAACTCAAGTTGACAGTAAATTGTGCTTACATCTAAACCCTATTCAATGGATGCCCAACATATTGGTgtaagggaagagagagagagagagaccatttTCATGGATGTAAACAGGAGGGTTGCCATAAACTCTCTTGATATACTCCAGCAGTTCTTGCAAGCCCCAGGCTACAATTGGAAACTGAGTAAAACAATATGGTCACTAATTATGTAGTACTGAACAAGTACATAATTAGTAAAAGAGCTCtatcattttttgtttaaaggCTTACCTCAAATCTGGATGTATCATTTCCGAAGCCTGCAACAagcatttaaaacaaaaaataaaaattatagtgAGCTGAACATTTTGTCGAGCACTGTAAAGAAACTTCCAGAATCAACCACGGATTAGCACAGCTCACTTGGTAGGCTCACTCATGCcgagtaaaaaaaaattgcattctAGCTAGagaaaaattattagatattcCCGGGGTAATCCCATCTTATCGCAGCATaccatataattaaaattcaaacatcAATTTTTATTGACATGTCATCCTATGATAGGATGGGATTATCAAGCGGTATTCATACTAGAGAAGTACCAAATAATTACTACTAGTTGAAGCTAGTCCCCATCTATCTAGTTTAATCTGTATATTTTAACAACATACTTGAAAGTTCTACTGCCATGTCTgcaaaaaactctctctctttgatttTCAGGCTACTGGGGCTGTCCTTGGCATACATAGTTGAGTAATGGTTCACTCCAAGGAAGTCAAATGAACCCTTAATCCAATTGGATTCAGCAGTGGTGAAGACCGGCATTCTTGAGCCTACGTTCTTTTTCATGGCATCAGGATATTCTCCAAACACCAAAGGATCTACCATCCTACAGTCAAAATGACAGACATATATATAGATCGCTAAAAACCTAAATTATAAGTTCAGAGTCAGCTCTCTACAACACACAATACACTTGTGAAAGCAAAAGACAGAAGACACCGGATAGTGCATGAACGTTTAGCTTTCTTACCAGCCAAAGAAGAAATCGTTGGCTCTTTGAGCGGCAATTTTATCATCAGAGCTGTTTGTAAGAGGAACGAACCAATAACCAAAGATATTGATTCCTATAAATCCGTGCTGCTTCTCCTGCAGGGGCCAAAGTTTCTCTAGATCAATAACATTTTGTTTTATGCAATTAGTCATGAAGTTCACATGCAATTAAGATGATGGCCAGAATCCAGTACATAATATGAACAGCATGCATAATAATACCTGATATTTGTTCTTGTACAATCTAGCAGCGGATGCATGTGCCAACAAGATATGATGAGCTGCCAAGTATGTCTCTGTTGAGGAGTTGCCTCTAGAGCAATTTAGCCCATATGGAGATGGAGATGAACATCTCTGAGGAGGTAAATTGCCAGCATCGTAACCCCCCAGTACAAACACATTGGCCTCATTAAAAGTAGTCCAATATGGAACCCTGTCACCAAATTTCCTGAAGCACACATCCGCATATGCTTCGAAGTCTTTCCTGCATCCGCATCTGGATTATTCAATACTCACATTCTTTGCTTTGTGCAGCAACGTACTCTGcaccaatattattttttctttttctttttgcatgcgatgataaagtatatatattttgcacCCTCAAACTATTACCGATTTTGCATTTTGCTCACAAAATAAGGTATATTTTGCACCTTCTATTAACATTCCAACTTCAAGATTGCATCACgtcatcttattttcatttaagtctagtttggatacaaaatccatcttatctaatcattacaattttttcaaatttttacataaatataataaaaaaattcaattttattaaaattttgaaacaataataatattaaaaaataatattataacaatattttattcaactttcatctcaacttactatccaaacctcacCATAATCAGCTGTTATAATTTAACGAGGGAGCAAAATGTAAGTTATATTGTAGTTAGAGGCTGGTACAATGTGTCAAGTTTTAGTTGTTTGGAATGTAAAGAGTAAAATCTTTAATATGTAAAAACTGAAATGATGaactttctcttttttattcttttgtaacAAATTATATTcggttaaaatataaaatttgggGTCCATCTCGAAAGTCATCATCTAGGACTATTATTTTGGTTTCAaaggataataaatcattttctaaggCATATAACAACTTATTTTCTAAGCTCACACCAAAAGCACCTAAAAGCTGTATTACTTTTGTAAATGCGGCAAAATATTTCGACTTTGGTGCTTTGCAATTGGGAGAGCTTCAGCCTTGGCACTTTGCAATTACGCACGCTTTTACCGATCACACTACATGCATCTTCAGCAAGAGAAAATACGTCCTTATGTATCAAAACAAGAATTTAGAGGGAGGGAAACATAGGGTTTTTCATGGGCAAGggagaaattatttatttgaagtttcctaaatatgtaaaaataagttAATTAAGATGATGAGATTTGAGAATCATACACACTCTTTCGGCTAATCCATCCTCCATACTCGTCTTCCAGTGTTTGAGGAAGATCATGGTGGTGTAATGTAACATGTGGTTGTATTCCTGCTTAATCATAAAATGAACAATGTTAGAAATACTAATTTTCATCTACTCatacaaattttcttttctgaaaAAGTAAATCactaaaatcatatatatatatatatatatatgatggaaATTGGCTTCAACCATGACTGATTAGTTCATTGATGAGATTGTTGTAATACTGTAAACCCTTTGGATTGATAGTTCCTCTTCCAtctgaaagaaataatattcataatcAGAAATCACTTACTTCTTGCATGCATGGTTAACAGTATTGATGAGTCCATGAGGGTAGTTGCGTGATCATACTTGGTAAAAGCCTCGACCAAGATATGGAAAACCTGTAAGCTTCTAACCCTGTGTCCCTCATAAGCCGGACATCCTCCTGGAATAGTTAAATTTGTTGTAAGCATTTTCATAATCAGTAAAGTACATGTGATGTTTTGGGagcatttttataaaacttgttGTGGGCGAGATAGAAACATAAAGTGagtttcacaaatttccacacaaaatgcaacaaataattcaactttttcaaacttcaaacaataataacattaaaaaataatattataataatattttatttaacttttatctcaactcagtTTGCTTTAACTCACTATCCCAACCTAACTTAAAACTATATCTAGCATTTTCAAGAAACAATAAGATAATTAATTGACCTCGTATATGTGATCGGTatttaaaggaaagaaaaaaactagTAGGCAGGGGAGAAACTGGTAAGAGGGTCCAAAATTTTCAGAAttggatgaaaattaaattttgaaaggtttttaatttttttttttttaattttttataaggtaGACAATATAAATGTTAGTATTTTACCCttagttctttttctttttcttttttaattttttatttatcttatttatttatttatttatttattttttattttgtaacttGGGCCCCCAAAACCAGGTTTTCCGGTTCCGCCCATGCTTGTAAGAAAGGGTAGTTTTGTAGACGGGTGACTGTATTTCGGgaccaaaattataaaaatatttcttctttttttattttgttttttccatacattttttaacacttttaaataacttttttttttttttttttaaatttacaacactattaaaaaataatcattaagTGAAAAAAAGCGTCGGGACGCAGTACTATTTCGACCCACTATCGGTGGGTTTAGATTTCTATTTTGTAGACTGACCTTATATTTATGATATCCATCACATGCTGTGTCTCCAGTGGCTCCATGCATATTACCTGAGATGAGTTGGGCAATTAAATCGATCCTAATTATTATTCTCGAATAATGAAATTTCTGATTAACTTGTTCCAATCGAAACCGAatcccttttctttctttctttttttaaaaaaaaaaaaagaaagaaagaaaaactgaCCTGCTTTAGCGAAAGTATCCCATATGCTGGGAGTCCTCCCATCTTGGTTTGCAGCACCTTCAACCTTTCGCAAAAGAGTTTTTagaaaaagtgagagaaatCGTACAATTATTTTGGCGGAATAGATGCCTTTGATCGTTCATTACAATTactaaaacaaaatcaaaacagAATGCTTAAACAATCAAAACAGACGAAAATGGTAAAAGGTAACCTGATAAGCTGAGGTCGAAGCCCCAAACACGAAACCAGGAGGAAAGTCATCTCTGCTAAATTTATCAGCACTCAAAACCAGTACTGCTAGATTCGTCAGCGAAACCACTACTAGCCAGTCTAGCCTCAACATTTTGAATCTTGATCCAGTACTACTACTGTTCAGTCACtcgtaattatatataaaaatgaaaagataaaagagAGCTTTTAACAATGTCCTCACGATAATTATCTTGTCCGAATCAAACCAAgccatctcaatttattttaaattaattattgataaaatttattatttttttagtttcttcctaaaaaaaaaaaagaaaaatactacgTGTCCCGCGAAATTCTCCCACTGCCCTTgatggttttttttaataataattaaagaaatattttttaataatattataaatttatttaaaaaatatttaaaggtattaaaaaaatacatgagaaaaaaaaaagcaataaatAGATGAAATACATTAGCGGGAGCCTACAACGGTGACTATAGAAGGATTCAAAAGTTAAACTTATCCcaatttattttatacatttcacTCTAAAaggttaaatatattttaacctaaaaaattaaacacatctcaatagaatttataaaatattatcattcacaacttaattcaactcatctcaccatccaaacgcATCCTAATCCTCTAACTAATTATAAGATGCGATTTGaataatgagttgaaatgagataaaagttaaaagttgaataaaatattattttttaatattattattgttttaagatttcaaaaagttaaattgtttattatattatgtgtaaaaatttgataaaattataataattagattagataagttgagataaattttATATCCAACTTGGATCTAAGAAGAAGCAATCAATGCATGGTGGAAAGAGAAGGCAAGGCTTGCGGCCTCTTTCCGATTTATAATATGGTCGGCCTTTGGGTGAGTAGACGGCTTATTGAAGGCCTGTTCATTTGGCTTTTTCTAGGCCCGGTTTAGAATCCAAATAATCAAGTTCTGGTTACGGGCTTTAGCTCGAAACAAATCCAAGCCAATACTCGCATAGAAAAACTCGGGAACATCCAATCCAGGTATTGGATTTTAAACTAAGTACCcggttttgtttctttttttcgaAGAAACCTATCTCGATCCGAAATCTGGATAATCAGGTTCTGGCCTGGAACAAACTCAAGCCGGTAGCCACATAGAAAAATTTGGGTAAACCAGATTCGGGTACTGGGTTTGAATgttttgatgttttcttttctgttttgtcCTTTCTAGCAACTAAATGGACAGTAACTTAAGGAAAATACTGTAGGTTTCAACAATGGGTCCCAATTGTCTTTTTTTCCCccttaataactaaataaatatttttttaataatattttattttaaaaaaatgtttaaatgagtaaaaaaatgcaaggaaaaaaagaaagaaagaaaaaacactcAAATAGCCTTGTCGTTGTTGCAGATGATTGAtgtgtatattattttatttttccatatgtatagtagatatatattttctctCAACTAGGCAAATGTCCCTCGGACCTTTTCtcactactagtatatatacatatatgtatatatatatacacatttgtcATCTAGTTTTTCTACAAACTTTGTCGTGTTCATGCTTCTGTTACAAACAAACtttataaagaatattttgGCCATATTATTATATGCATCCAATCtagtaaaatacataataatatatcaACTAAACTGGAGGGTCCCTTTAGTGCCTCGGTCCAACCATGGATTATAGTAATAAATAGGGCCTAAACTAAAGGCTAAAGGCCCATGGTGGCCCGATATTCCATTGTCTAATAGAATAGATAAGCACTAATATGTTGAGCAAATTACACCTATTATTTAGGGGTAAAATGAACAGCTAAGTATCATGTGGAGGTAATCCTAAAACACTTATGTAGATCTACTTAAGTGGATATACACTTTTGACTGATTTTAGCATCAGAGTGGTTGCAGGCGTCCAACACTATCATTCTATAATTTGCAGATTCGGGATTATGTTCAGTGGTGGAACACGTCCTATACAGTTGTGCCCTCTATGGGATTTTATCTTCATTGATTTCAGCTTTTCATTGGACGTCAACGTGGTTTCCACATGTTGACCGTGACTCGTTCTTTAGCAAACTGTGATACAAATACGCTACCCACTGGTATGGAAGCACGATAGCAGcaacaaaagaaaagttgaagattGCGTTAGACGCCATGGAAACTTTAAAGAAGGAAAACGAAGACCTCACAATGAACTACGCAGTTTGATTGGCAAGTGCGAGGAGACGACGAAGAGGATGGGCGGTTCCTTTCCAGTGGAGTAGCCGCTTACTTGTACAAATCTTCCTTACAATGAGGAAGTCATGGCGGTACCTCTACCGTCCAAAATCAAAGTGCCACAGAAAGACTTGTACGACAGATCCAAGGACCCCGCTGATCACCTTGAAAATTTCAAGGCACATATGACTCTTCATAGCTTCCTTGGGGAAGTGGCTTGCCGTGCTTTCCCACTGACGCTGAAAGGGATAACGTGGGGTGGTTTGGGACTCTATGTCCTTGATCCATTGGAAGTTTTGAAGAGCTAGCAAAACAGTTCCTTACACAGTTTATGATAAGTAGAAGGCGCTGTAGACCAGCCACCTATTTGCTAACCATAAAAcaaaaagagggagaaagaTTGAAAGCCTATTTGATGTGCTTCAACAAAGAAAGGCTCATtaagatgagaagatcaccTTGGCCATCCTCCTAGGGGGCATCTGGCCCTAAAGCCCATTCATGCAGAGTTAGCCAAGAGAGCTCCATTGATCTTAAGGGAGTTCATGGATCAATCAAACAATTTTGTGAATGCTGAAGACACATTGCAGGCTCTCTTGGGGCTAAGGAGGTAGGAAGCGAAGTTGGATAGTACCTAGACTTACCAGAAGAGATCAGAAAGGAAGTGGATCCAAAAGCAAGcatcgtaaaaaaaaaaaaaaaaaaaaaaaaaaaaaaaaaaaaaaaaaaaaaaaaaaaaactcgcaCCCCTCGGTGGGCAAAGAGACCAATGCCCCTTGGCGAGCAACTAGACTGACATGTCCACCATGCAACCAGACTAAGGTCTCTGTGGAAAGCAGATGTGGTGCTGTCACTACCCGTGAAGGCCTTCATGAATGCTAAAGTATGGCTACCTGCGGGCATCACCCATGTCTCACCAGCCTTCACTACACTTTAGTAGAATGGCTCAGGTTTACAAATATCAAACTTGTTATTTGTATTGCACTTACCCATTTTGTTTTTGGTGAGAACTTCTCAGGATGCAGTGCAATCAAAAAGGGCCTAGAGGTCAAAAGACCCCATGACCCCCCAACAGTTAGCCACCAATGTTGAGTTACACACTCACAGTACAACCAAAAAGGGTGTGGAAGTCAAAAGATCCCACGTCCCTCCAACAGTTAGCCACCAAAGGTTGAGTTACACACTTGCAGTGCAACAAAAAAGGGCGTGGAGGTAAAAGACACAACGACCCCCAACAGTTAGCCACCAGTGTCGAGTTTAAAACTTGTAGTGCCCATGAAAAAGAGAAAGTGCAAGGCTGCCTGACACCACTCACACCTCGCCGAGAGTCAACAGGTGGGACAAGTTATTAGATTGCCCGACCTCGCTTGTTACCAGCACATAGGTGGAAAAGGTCAAGGATCACTTGACCTCCTAGGAACCTAACAGGCAGGCAACTCTCTGGATTGCTTGACCTCTCTCACCTGGATATCAATACGAGCACAACATCTTCTCTAGCAAATGTCGAGTGTCTATGCTTGTGCCATAACCGCTGCTAGTGGGTTACCTATGGGAACAAGCCATTGAGCTCCACAACCTCATCATGCGGGTTTCCTTTGAGAACGAGTTGACGGGCTCAACAACCACCTAATGTGGACCTAGGGAGTTGACTGGTTACTACAACACCAACAACAATTTACACGAAGGGCTAGAAAATCCACTACTACCAACAATAGCAAAAACGACCACAAAGGTATACACAAAAAACCAATCATGGAAATATGCACTATTCGTTGACAATAAACAATCTCTCAGGCAAACATCCACACAAATATACAAACTCAAAATCGAGTTTCGGGCTCACCCCTAATGTGGTCGAGTGCATCTCCTACCTATCTCTCAATGCTGAGCTTTTCACCATTTGGCACAAAACAAACAGAAAATCAGGAACCAAATAGGAATCTAGAGACCcattttcaagatttattttacAGATTATTGActtgaaaattctcaaaaccTTTCTAAGGCTTCACAAGAGCTTGGAGATGCCCATGCACTAACTGGTATGGACCCTTAGTTGGGTAGGGGAAAACCAAAGCAAGTATAGGGAATGCaaagtatttaatttttcttgtgctagcacaaaaaaaattagtggGGTAACTGGAAGGATATTTGTACCATCTAGTAATCAAGCTCACAGCTTATAATTTAGCTAAGAGATAAAGTCAAGAAGAGATAAGACATGTTGATTTAGACTCCTAAGAGGAAAGAAATTCAGATTCCTAATAGGAGAGAGGCTCAGacttctaaaaggaaaatgcttcaCAAGGCTAATTGGACTTATCACTCCAAAGAAATAACCTCTATAAATAGTCTATAGGAGGTAACAAATTCTGAACTTGATTTACTTCATCTTCCACATACAATTACCCTCATATTCTTATtttgactttggcatcggagtGTCCCCAGGGCAACCAGTGCTGCCCCTTTGTTCGTTGTAGGTGATTCATGTggttggtggtgtgaaacaaatccttaacaataataatagatgCCAAAAGACAATACCACTGCAACTTTACTTGTGAATAATTTGTAAGTAACTTACCAACCAATTAGGAAGTCATTGGCTCTTTGAGTAGCAATTGCATCTTTAGTTGTGTTTGTTAGAGGTATAGCCCTAATAGCGTAGAGGTTGATTCCTATAGATCCATTATGCTTGTACTAGTACGTTTCCTTCTACAATCTAGCAGCTGATGCATGCACAAACAAGATATAGTGAGTTGCCAAATATTGCTTAGTTGTGGAGTTGCCTTTAGTGTAGTTAAACCCAAAAGGAGAAGAACAATGCTGAGGAGGTAGATAACCCCCATCATAGCCTCCAAGCACGAAAACGTTGGCCCCATTCAGGGTAGTCCAATGAGAAACCTTGTCATCAAACTTCTTGAAGCACAGATCTGCATATGCCGTGAAGTCTTTCTTACATTCAGAGAGAGAAGATTCAATCACATTCCTTACTGGGTTCTATGCTTGGTGGTGTGTAGTGTACAGCAAATACATACAAAATGTAGGCTAGTCAAGATTAAGAAGTGTAAACAATTTTTTTGCTGACCCATCCTTCATACTCAGCTTCTAGTGGAAGATCACTGTGGTGTGATGTGATATGCGGTTGGATTCCTACTTTcacaaaaaataacataaattagcAGAAAAAATGCACGAATAAATTAGCATTTTGGGAGTACTTTTTCTTGCTTTATCTTCAAAGTATTCTTGAAATGCTAAGAAAATTGAAGGATCTTCAAATATGATGGAAAAGGGTGTAACCATTACTAATTAGTTCATTGATAAGATTACTGTTTTAGAATTATAAAAGTtaaatgtttattatattttatgtaaaaatttataaaaattataacgatGAGATGAAATGGACTTAAAATGGCTGAAAGCCACTCTCAATCCAAACTAGGCCTTGTGGGCGTTTCAATACATAGACCACTTCAGTTGTACAAACTGGGGATGCAATCGCTTTGCTAATGTGAATaggctttccaaattttcaaataaaaaataattcaactttttcaaattttaaaataaaaataatattaaaatattatattctaacaatattttaattttatattaatttttatttacccttttctctctcattttctaaaactcaataaatatttaattcaaactattttactactattcataaactattttatcattattcacaaaattttcatctcatcattcacCAAACATCCCTTAGTTAGATTGATTTGTGTTTCGTCTGCcaaatcaaaactaaattttagcatcgtttgttttcacaaatcatttcattccaataaatatttttcaattttaaatttttaaattttaattttttttatataatcattacataatcattatgaattttctaaacttttatataaaacaaaaaaaattgactttttcaaaattaaaaaaaaataataatattaaaaaaatatattctaatttttttttaattttataatatttttctgatattgttGATGTCCAACCCAAGGGGGCGCCCGTTTCCATGCCTGAGGAACATCCTTCCAGGGGTGAGGATCTTCTTGATCGGGTGTCTATCATGGACTCCCTTATCCCCTACTATCATGAGCCTGTTATGGGTGATGACATAGATATTGGGAAAGAGATTGCATAGGCCATGTCATGGGTTGAGAAAGTTGTGGTCGATGCAACCGACACTGACCTTGCAATGACGGGGGTAGGGGTCAGTGAAGTTTTAGCTGCTCCACTGGGTGTCAGGGTCTCTCTATCTTCTATTGACATGGTCTTGGCTTTAGACTCGGTGGAGACTGTCTCTGGGGTTAGCAAGGTTAGGGAAGCCCTGGCCACTTTGGCATGTGC
Coding sequences within it:
- the LOC122313343 gene encoding beta-glucosidase 11-like isoform X1; its protein translation is MLRLDWLVVVSLTNLAVLVLSADKFSRDDFPPGFVFGASTSAYQVEGAANQDGRTPSIWDTFAKAGNMHGATGDTACDGYHKYKEDVRLMRDTGLEAYRFSISWSRLLPNGRGTINPKGLQYYNNLINELISHGIQPHVTLHHHDLPQTLEDEYGGWISRKSVKDFEAYADVCFRKFGDRVPYWTTFNEANVFVLGGYDAGNLPPQRCSSPSPYGLNCSRGNSSTETYLAAHHILLAHASAARLYKNKYQEKQHGFIGINIFGYWFVPLTNSSDDKIAAQRANDFFFGWMVDPLVFGEYPDAMKKNVGSRMPVFTTAESNWIKGSFDFLGVNHYSTMYAKDSPSSLKIKEREFFADMAVELSSFGNDTSRFEFPIVAWGLQELLEYIKRVYGNPPVYIHENGERMIRNLTLEDWPRVEYLHAYIGSLLDALRNGSNTKGYFAWSLLDLFELLDGLESGYGLYFVDLDDPDLKRQPKLSAHWYSHFLKRSKGMRLHGLTELGMNLSALSHSAFFQ